DNA from Gemmatimonadota bacterium:
CGTCAGCGTCAGGAGCTGCGCCTTGTCCACCAACAACTCCTCGGCAGACACGGTGTAGTTGGTCTTCAGGTAGTTGCGGAAGCCGTCGGCCGTGGGCTCGAGCACGGCGTACGACGCAACGTCCGTATGGTCCTGCGTGGCGTCCGTGCGTCCTGGCGTGAACGGCACCGTCACGTCGACGCCGGCCTTCCGCGCCGCTGCCTCGACGGCCGCGCACCCGCCCAGGACGATCAGGTCGGCGATCGACACCTGCTTCCCGTCAGTCCGCGAGCTGTTGAACTCCCGCTGGATCGTCTCGAGGATCTCGAGCGCGCGGGCGAGCTTGCCGGGCTGGTTGACCTCCCAGTTCTTGGCCGGCGCGAGGCGAAGGCGCCCCCCGTTGGCCCCACCGCGCTTGTCAGAGCCACGGAAGGTCGAAGCCGACGCCCACGCCGTGGAGACGAGCTGGGAGATGGAGAGCCCCGATGCGAGCAGCGTGGCCTTGAGCGCCGCGATGTCGTGCGCGTCGATCTGCGCATGGTGCGCGACCGGAATCGGATCCTGCCAGATCAGCTCTTCCGACGGGACGAGCGCGCCGAGGTAGCGCGAGCGCGGCCCCATGTCACGATGCGTGAGCTTGAACCACGCACGCGCGAAGGCGTCGGCCAACTGATCCGGATGCTCGTGGTAGCGGCGCGAGATCTTCTCGTAGATCGGGTCCATGCGCATCGCCATGTCGGCGGTGGACATCGCCGGGAGGACCTTGACCCCGGGACGGTGCGCATCGGGAACGACCCTCGCCTTCTCCTTGTCGGTCGGCTCCCAGATCCACGCGCCGGCCGGGCTCTTCACACACTCCCACTCCCAACCGAAAAGCGTGTCGAAGTAGCCATTGTCCCACGTGGTGGGAGTCGGGGTCCACGCCCCTTCGAGCCCCGAGGTCGTGGTGTGTTCGCCCTTGCCGGTACCGAGCTGGTTTCGCCAACCCAGTCCCTGCTCCTCGATCGGCGCCCCTTCGGGCTCGGGCCCAACGAGAGCCGGATCACCCGCGCCGTGCATCTTGCCGAAGGTGTGGCCACCGGCGGTGAGCGCGACCGTCTCTTCGTCGTTCATCGCCATGCGCGCAAACGTCTCGCGGATATCCTTGGCCGACGCGAGAGGGTCCGGCTTGCCGTTAGGCCCTTCGGGGTTCACGTAGATGAGCCCCATCTGCACGGCCGCCAGCGGATTCTCCAGTTCACGTTCGCCGGAGTACCGCTTGTCGCCGAGCCATTCCGCCTCGGCCCCCCAGTAGATGTCCTCCTCGGGCTCCCAGACGTCGGCGCGACCGCCGGCAAAGCCGAAGGGCGTGAGTCCCATCGATTCGATGGCGCAGTTGCCCGCGAAGACCATGAGGT
Protein-coding regions in this window:
- the katG gene encoding catalase/peroxidase HPI yields the protein MDGTSGGNGGKCPVMHHAPTAATAGGRSNRDWWPNQLNLAILHQHSAKSNPLGATFNYAEEFKKLDLEALKRDLFELMTRSQDWWPADFGHYGPLFIRMAWHSAGTYRTADGRGGASSGTQRFAPLNSWPDNGNLDKARRLLWPIKQKYGNRLSWADLMVFAGNCAIESMGLTPFGFAGGRADVWEPEEDIYWGAEAEWLGDKRYSGERELENPLAAVQMGLIYVNPEGPNGKPDPLASAKDIRETFARMAMNDEETVALTAGGHTFGKMHGAGDPALVGPEPEGAPIEEQGLGWRNQLGTGKGEHTTTSGLEGAWTPTPTTWDNGYFDTLFGWEWECVKSPAGAWIWEPTDKEKARVVPDAHRPGVKVLPAMSTADMAMRMDPIYEKISRRYHEHPDQLADAFARAWFKLTHRDMGPRSRYLGALVPSEELIWQDPIPVAHHAQIDAHDIAALKATLLASGLSISQLVSTAWASASTFRGSDKRGGANGGRLRLAPAKNWEVNQPGKLARALEILETIQREFNSSRTDGKQVSIADLIVLGGCAAVEAAARKAGVDVTVPFTPGRTDATQDHTDVASYAVLEPTADGFRNYLKTNYTVSAEELLVDKAQLLTLTAPEMTVLVGGLRVLNANHGQSRHGVFTDRPETLTNDFFRHLLDMGTAWKATSDAGDVFEGRDRVTGDVKWTATRVDLVFGSNSQLRALAEVYAQDDAKERFVRDFVAAWDKVMQLDRFDLA